The following proteins are co-located in the Eptesicus fuscus isolate TK198812 chromosome 9, DD_ASM_mEF_20220401, whole genome shotgun sequence genome:
- the LOC129150274 gene encoding V-type proton ATPase subunit D-like, with protein MAQTIMKARLKGAQAGRNLLKKKSDALTLQFRQILKEIIETKMLMGEVMREAAFSFPEATFTAGNFSTTVIQNVNKAQMKIQAKKDSVAGVTLPVFKHYHEGTDSYELTGLARDGEQLAKLKRNFAKVVELLVEFTSLHTSFVTLDEAIKIINSHVNAIEHVIIPRIEHSLAYIITELDEREQEAFYRLKKNTGEEKDSQGKN; from the coding sequence ATGGCACAGACCATCATGAAGGCTCGATTAAAAGGAGCACAGGCAGGTCGAAACCTCCTGAAGAAAAAATCTGATGCCTTAACTCTTCAATTTCGACAGATCCTAAAGGAGATCATAGAGACTAAAATGTTGATGGGTGAAGTGATGAGAGAAGCTGCCTTTTCATTTCCTGAGGCCACATTCACAGCAGGGAACTTCAGCACCACAGTTATCCAAAATGTAAATAAAGCCCAAATGAAGATTCAAGCAAAGAAAGATAGTGTAGCAGGTGTTACTTTGCCAGTATTTAAACATTATCATGAAGGAACTGACAGTTATGAACTGACTGGTTTAGCCAGAGATGGGGAACAACTGGCTAAATTAAAGAGGAATTTTGCTAAAGTAGTGGAACTACTGGTGGAATTCACCTCGCTACATACTTCCTTTGTTACTTTGGATGAAGCTATTAAGATAATCAACAGTCATGTAAATGCCATTGAACATGTCATCATTCCCAGGATTGAACATTCCCTTGCTTATATCATCACAGAGCTggatgagagagagcaagaagcaTTCTATAggttaaagaaaaatacaggagaagaaaaagattCTCAAGGAAAAAACTGA